The region CACGATCACGTCCCGCGAAGAGTTGAACGAAGAGTGCGAGCAGATCCGGGAACGCGGCTACGCGTTTAATAGACAGGAAACGACCGAAGGTGTCCACGCCGTCGGCGCCGCAGTTACAGATTCGGATGACGACGTGATCGGTGCGCTGAGCGTATCGGGGCCTGCCCACCGCCTGAAGGAAGAGCGCCTGACGAGTGAGTTACCGGAGCGGATCCTCAGCGCGGTCAACGAACTGGAACTCTACATCGAACACTCTATCTAATCAGCCGTTCCGGTCGCTCTCGTTCACCGCAACGAGCTTCACCGACGGCTCTGTCCCGATCCGAGCGTCCGCCTCTGCGAGCGATACGAGTTCACCCACCTGAACCGAGTCATCCAGTTGTGCGATAATATTCGTCCCGTCAAACGACGCGAGCCCGAGTCGGTTCGGCTCGCGCACATCGTCGGGTGTGACGTGGACGGCGGTGACCGCCTGGAGCATTCCGGTTCCTGGGTCGCGACGGCAGAACGTATCATTTCCGCAGTCGAGGCACCGCTGTTTTTCGTAGAAGGTTCGCTGTCCGCAGTTAGCACACTCAAGGACGTCGGTCATCAGCTTGCCTCCATGATCGTACAGACACTATTGTTTCCGAATCCCGCGACGTTGACAGCGAGTCCATATCCGGGGGAGCCCGTCGACCGCTCGTCGGGCACGTCGGATCGGAGCTGCCAAACGAGTTCGACGAGCTGTGAGATGCCGGTCGCACCCAATGGGTGCCCGCGCGCCTTCAGCCCGCCGCCGGGATTCACCGCGAGTTCGCCATCGATGTCCGTCCGACCGTCGCGAGTGTATTTCCACGCCTCGCCGCGCTCTGCCAGGTCGAGTTCTTCCATCTCGAGCCACTCAAGGATGGTGAACGCATCGTGAATACACGCGACGTCAACGTCATCGGGTCCGATTCCCGCGGCATCGTAGGCCGACTGGCCGGCTGCGCGTACGCTTTCAATTCGGAGTGGATCGGATCGGTCGGCCACAGCGTGGACGCCGACTGCACTTTCGCAGGCTTCAACGGTAACGTCGCCGATATCGTCAGCCGCGACGATAATCGCGGCGGCGCCATCTGACGTGGGACAGCAATCGT is a window of Halopiger aswanensis DNA encoding:
- a CDS encoding PhlB family protein, whose amino-acid sequence is MTDVLECANCGQRTFYEKQRCLDCGNDTFCRRDPGTGMLQAVTAVHVTPDDVREPNRLGLASFDGTNIIAQLDDSVQVGELVSLAEADARIGTEPSVKLVAVNESDRNG